Proteins from a genomic interval of Flammeovirgaceae bacterium SG7u.111:
- a CDS encoding IS5 family transposase — METGYTRLTSRQWQYIKEYLPVERKRKYDLRDVVDSILYCMRSGQQWRSLSGEGRPPWNVVYYYFRKWQGDNTLFRLNAALNQLERKRKGKKATPSMLSIDSQSVKCAPFIGQDTGLDGNKKVNGRKRHVITDTLGLVWGVVATGANEHDGTIGQRVVEPLLGYLHRMEKILADQAYKKKFTGWVEDNIRGVEVEISSCPPTPRGFVPIKWRWVTERTFGTFNFFRRLSKDYEKTTKSQEAWVLWQNCQIILNRIKKMPI; from the coding sequence CCGTGGAAAGGAAACGCAAATATGACCTCAGGGACGTGGTGGACTCGATCTTGTACTGCATGCGCAGCGGACAGCAGTGGCGCAGCCTCTCGGGCGAGGGACGCCCTCCTTGGAATGTGGTATACTATTATTTCCGCAAGTGGCAGGGGGACAACACGCTTTTTCGGCTGAACGCGGCACTCAACCAACTAGAGCGCAAGAGGAAGGGCAAGAAGGCGACCCCGAGCATGCTTTCCATTGATAGCCAGTCGGTAAAGTGCGCGCCTTTTATCGGGCAGGACACGGGGCTGGACGGCAACAAGAAGGTGAACGGGAGAAAAAGGCACGTCATCACCGATACGCTCGGGCTGGTATGGGGAGTGGTCGCCACTGGCGCCAACGAGCATGACGGCACGATAGGGCAACGGGTGGTGGAGCCCCTCTTGGGCTACCTGCACAGGATGGAAAAGATCCTGGCAGACCAGGCCTATAAAAAGAAGTTCACCGGATGGGTAGAGGACAACATAAGGGGCGTAGAGGTCGAGATATCCTCTTGTCCCCCAACCCCCAGGGGCTTTGTGCCCATCAAGTGGAGATGGGTCACCGAGAGGACATTCGGCACGTTCAATTTCTTCCGGAGGCTGTCCAAAGACTATGAAAAAACTACCAAAAGCCAAGAAGCTTGGGTTTTATGGCAAAACTGCCAAATAATACTTAATAGGATCAAAAAAATGCCTATTTAA